One Etheostoma cragini isolate CJK2018 chromosome 6, CSU_Ecrag_1.0, whole genome shotgun sequence DNA window includes the following coding sequences:
- the virma gene encoding protein virilizer homolog isoform X1: MAGDTSTELLFLDTFKHQSAELTNVDVVRFPCGVLITEVRVIPPGIKAHSNIPDNRAFGETSPHAFQLELFFNNVTKPNNPTFHRLGSLEYDENKSIVFRPSGKVNTDGLVLRGWYTSLTIAVYGTAERSHGHDQASPPPPPPPPPQQPIGQKRIVKQGAHQWEKDDQYNGSPPRPAPRGPRTPPGPPPPDDDDEEQVQVTVGVVKEEPSEGRDDYLEAVSPERSLPADETYSDAEVEEEGEEEEEEEEQEEEEDARTEGSVLEEEEEEEEEDEGEDEEMEEGDDGYEQISSDEDDLDNGSFKLPTFDMDYTPEDLASVPPVQFDPYERELRPLLYFTPPYKTRFDTQLEKASMEEPRDPGGTEELADVEENEAVAQLKELLAGIGNDRDARWVTAVEEAPALLAKGLAYLIKQGEGEMEEPVGVLVQWALQALSMEIAITQPIALNLRQLKAGAKLASHLAECPQGLSVLLREGALGVLLELVQADHVSSTLKLSILRALGALTSTPAGAEAFLHATESEKSGYQRLVQLFLREETVRVITAGNAILQKSHMYEVLVDLQSAAAAWSEPPQEEMEDAECPMEEEPSLSSSPVSEEELDRLAGVLEELHHLLETAPYCMVQPPVKAFPTTARITGPQERDDPYPALYRYMHACHFLESAAAVMSAAVAAGHLGVTQAVRELLRFLSLTQSGLLFLLAQPTPTNLLLRLLASMAEAESEETTFTGGEGGVTGPGFGEEGFGVWLMQALHALQSVSELMSHVATGGDGGAGLEEGDNPEVLGMLHALYLMTFTQTGRSAVAHVLSLDNNLSCLVTLLQHHSKDGQGEVKARKAVTYNYACMLVLLVVQSSNELRTMEQYAAPLLAIAKADDTNAKLQELSKWLEPLDKLRFEIGSIPTLIDYIKQNVENVLTAEGTGLVTALRVLCHIACPPPAVEGQQRDLKWSLAGVQLFSGEGLDTCVRVLQKLCSLLLQPWRVHGHMGPTPQRCMILSICISTLRLLRTMLMELLRGGAFQFRDTRVASVLVTLHMIVCSIPASGRLDGEETRVQAVIVDVLLTFTQGVNEKVTHTEETLANNTWSLMLKEVLASLLKAPEGLFSGLTLLSELLPLPLPMQSTQVISVQDVAVALNTRKLWSMHIRAQWKVFSEVLRCACATSCPPLLAMLRRMCVQLADLSSPTAILIMKTLLELLLEELQPAEGKGVCWGQVLRLLSLMDALVSQKACKSAALHLLSGSMSGDEVLADLFPLLLSLLVPPAEYTLQQQQCSELVGTVLQSLCDQDISLVVSPPGESCVSETEQLANALPGREMISLVCNTLLEVLGNSESSVPLLLTCIRTLTFLTEHDYGLYHLKLALKKHGAGLCSLLKRLVFAFNKDSADLLSALLDFLRQILNTETMCVDEAQGSGEESAFSSPRLLSGSEMKALLQWEESESHPLPTLEKQITKLCKDDDSLETMLETVVVLRQTLETATDTPPAIDTEPILPAPETLAAQFNHRTVFILSEALDEQLKTLWFSPFQTDDIEADLDMVKVDLVGLAQECCPELDLKAELERSFLSEPSSPGHTKTPKGFRLGKHKHETFITSGKSDYIEPAKRAHIMAAPRGRGSRGGFGQNLNRPHDIFRQRKQNTSRPPSMHVDDFVAAEFKDITTPLGLLPLKRPPKSSPKPPTRGLFTGNRGRGTFHSQTRFFTPPQPKGVLLSGNYTRREGGRGSSWSGQVPAVTHRGTYSEPRGGQNNFTRGPMPSRQPPANAYRLAPRDRALRGRGGAGLSWLGGGGGGSAGGGGGGGGGGGRGSQGSKFSGGGGSGGGRGRHVRSFTR; this comes from the exons ATGGCGGGGGACACTTCTACGGAGCTTCTTTTTCTAGATACATTTAAGCATCAGAGTGCAGAG TTAACCAACGTGGATGTGGTGCGGTTTCCTTGCGGGGTGCTAATCACAGAGGTGCGGGTCATTCCTCCAGGAATCAAAGCACACAGCAACATACCTGACAACAGAGCATTTGG GGAGACGTCACCTCATGCCTTTCAGTTGGAGCTGTTCTTCAATAATGTCACTAAACCAAACAACCCCACGTTCCACAGACTGGGCAG TCTGGAATATGATGAGAACAAATCCATTGTGTTCAGACCCAGTGGAAAG GTGAACACAGATGGCCTGGTGCTGCGTGGTTGGTACACCAGTCTGACTATAGCAGTGTATGGGACAGCAGAGCGCTCACATGGACACGATCAAGcctcaccccctcctcctccacccccaccccctcaacAGCCAATTGGGCAGAAGCGGATCGTTAAACAAGGTGCGCATC agtggGAAAAAGATGACCAGTACAATGGCAGCCCACCCAGACCAGCACCCAGAGGACCTCGTACTCCGCCTGGGCCTCCGCcccctgatgatgatgatgaagagcaGGTCCAAGTGACGG TGGGCGTGGTCAAAGAAGAGCCAAGCGAGGGCCGTGACGACTACCTGGAGGCCGTGTCACCTGAAAGATCACTGCCTGCTGATGAAACATACTCCGATGctgaagtagaagaagaaggcgaggaggaggaggaagaagaggagcaggaggaggaagaagatgcACGGACCGAAGGGAGTGTTctagaagaggaggaagaggaggaggaggaagatgagggtGAGGAcgaggagatggaggaag GTGATGACGGCTACGAGCAGATTTCAAGCGACGAGGATGATCTGGATAATGGTAGCTTCAAGTTGCCCACATTTGACATGGACTACACTCCTGAGGACCTGGCATCTGTCCCACCTGTCCAGTTTGACCCGTACGAGCGAGAGCTCAGACCACTGCTCTACTTCACCCCTCCATACAAGACCCGCTTTGATACACAACTTGAGAAGGCCAGTATGGAGGAACCCAGGGACCCTGGTGGAACAGAAGAATTAGCAGATGTAGAGGAGAATGAGGCTGTTGCCCAGCTGAAAGAGCTACTAGCTGGTATTGGAAATGACAGAGATGCCCGCTGGGTCACTGCTGTGGAAGAGGCACCTGCACTACTGGCCAAAGGGTTGGCCTATTTAATCAAACAAGGAGAGGGCGAGATGGAGGAACCTGTTGGAGTTTTAGTCCAATGGGCGCTCCAAGCTCTGAGTATGGAGATCGCTATCACACAACCCATTGCTCTTAACCTCAGACAATTAAAAGCTGGTGCCAAGCTAGCATCCCACCTTGCAGAGTGCCCACAGGGCCTTTCAGTGCTGCTACGCGAAGGGGCTCTGGGTGTGCTACTGGAGCTGGTCCAAGCGGACCATGTCTCCTCCACACTGAAGCTGAGTATTCTGAGAGCTCTGGGTGCTCTGACCAGCACTCCTGCTGGTGCAGAGGCTTTCCTACATGCAACAGAGTCAGAGAAGAGTGGCTATCAG CGTTTAGTCCAGCTGTTCCTGCGTGAAGAAACAGTGAGGGTCATAACAGCTGGCAACGCCATATTACAGAAAAGCCACATGTACGAGGTACTGGTCGACCTGCagagtgcagcagcagcatggagTGAACCACCGCAG gaggagatggaggatgCTGAGTGCCCCATGGAGGAGGAACCATCGCTAAGCTCCTCCCCTGTCAGCGAGGAAGAGCTTGATAGGCTGGCAGGAGTTTTAGAAGAGTTACATCACTTGCTAGAGACGGCCCCTTACTGCATGGTGCAGCCACCTGTGAAAGCCTTCCCCACTACTGCTAGAATAACAGGACCACAGGAGAGAGACGATCCATACCCAGCACTGTATAG GTATATGCATGCGTGCCATTTCCTGGAGAGCGCAGCAGCTGTGATGTCAGCGGCTGTGGCAGCCGGCCACCTCGGTGTCACCCAAGCTGTTCGAGAGCTCCTCCGCTTCCTGTCCCTCACCCAGTCAGGTCTGCTCTTCCTTCTCGCCCAGCCCACTCCTACCAACCTGCTGCTGCGTCTCCTGGCGTCTATGGCAGAAGCTGAGAGCGAGGAGACCACCTTTACCGGGGGGGAGGGAGGTGTCACAGGGCCAGGGTTCGGTGAAGAGGGCTTTGGCGTGTGGCTGATGCAGGCGCTGCATGCTCTGCAGAGTGTATCAGAGCTCATGAGTCATGTGGCcacaggaggagatggaggagctgGGCTAGAGGAAGGTGACAACCCGGAGGTACTGGGCATGCTCCATGCGCTCTACCTGATGACCTTCACACAGACCGGGCGCAGTGCTGTGGCTCATGTTTTAAGCCTGGACAACAACCTCTCGTGTCTGGTCACCCTTCTCCAGCACCACAGCAAAGACGGACAGGG tgAGGTCAAAGCTCGCAAAGCAGTGACATATAACTATGCCTGTATGCTGGTGTTACTAGTAGTGCAGAGCTCTAATGAACTGCGGACGATGGAACAATATGCTGCCCCACTACTCGCCATAGCCAAGGCTGATGACACCAATGCCAAGTTACAGG AGCTTAGCAAATGGCTGGAGCCTCTGGACAAACTTCGCTTTGAGATTGGCAGTATTCCCACCCTCATAGATTATATCAAACAG AATGTGGAAAATGTGTTGACGGCTGAGGGAACTGGATTGGTCACTGCTCTCCGGGTCCTTTGTCACATCGCCTGCCCCCCACCTGCTGTAGAAG GTCAGCAGAGGGATCTTAAGTGGAGTCTTGCAGGGGTCCAGCTGTTCTCTGGCGAGGGTCTGGATACTTGTGTGCGTGTCTTACAGAAGCTGTGCAGCCTGTTGCTACAGCCATGGCGTGTGCATGGACACATGGGCCCCACGCCGCAGCGCTGCATGATCCTCAGTATATGTATCAGCACACTGCGATTGCTGCGCACCATGCTGATGGAGCTGCTACGAGGGGGAGCTTTCCAATTTAGGGACACACGTGTGGCCAGTGTGTTGGTGACGCTCCACATGATAGTGTGCTCCATCCCTGCATCTGGACGTCTAGACGGAGAGGAGACAAGAGTGCAGGCGGTCATTGTAGACGTACTGCTCACTTTCACGCAGGGTGTTAATGAAAAG GTGACTCATACAGAAGAGACTCTGGCCAATAACACGTGGTCTCTGATGCTAAAGGAAGTTTTGGCCTCACTGCTGAAAGCACCTGAAGGTCTGTTCTCTGGTTTGACGTTGCTGTCGGAGCTCCTGCCTCTTCCACTGCCAATGCAGAGCACTCAG GTGATATCAGTCCAAGATGTGGCTGTAGCCTTAAACACAAGAAAGCTGTGGAGCATGCACATACGGGCGCAGTGGAAAGTGTTTTCCGAGGTTTTGAGGTGTGCCTGTGCCACCAGCTGTCCTCCTCTCCTGGCAATGCTGAGGAGAATGTGTGTTCAGCTGGCAGACCTGTCTTCACCCACCGCAATACTCATCATGAAgaccctgctggagctgctgctggaggagctgcagcc GGCAGAGGGGAAAGGTGTGTGCTGGGGCCAGGTCCTGCGTCTGCTTTCTTTGATGGATGCTCTGGTGTCACAGAAAGCTTGTAAGAGCGCAGCACTGCACCTGCTGTCTGGGTCTATGTCTGGAGATGAAGTACTGGCAGATCTGTTCCCCTTGCTGCTGTCTCTCTTGGTTCCTCCAGCTGAGTACACcttacagcagcagcaatgcAGTGAACTTGTGGGGACGGTATTACAGTCACTGTGTGACCAG GACATTTCTCTGGTGGTTTCTCCACCTGGAGAAAGCTGTGTGTCAGAGACTGAGCAGCTGGCCAATGCACTTCCAGGGCGAGAGATGATTTCATTAGTGTGCAACACCTTGTTGGAAGTTTTGGGGAATTCAGAGAGTAGTGTTCCACTCCTTCTCACCTGTATCAGGACTTTGACATTCCTCACTGAGCACGACTATGGACTCTATCACCTCAAACT aGCTCTAAAGAAACATGGTGCTGGTCTGTGCTCGCTGTTAAAAAGATTGGTGTTTGCCTTCAACAAGGACTCAGCAGATTTGCTCTCAGCTCTGCTTGACTTTCTCAGACAGATCCTCAACACAGAAACAATG TGTGTAGATGAGGCCCAAGGGTCCGGCGAGGAGTCTGCCTTCTCTTCTCCGCGTTTGCTGTCGGGCTCTGAGATGAAAGCTCTGCTGCAGTGGGAGGAGTCAGAGTCCCATCCGCTCCCTACTTTAGAGAAACAGATTACG AAACTATGTAAGGATGATGATTCATTGGAGACGATGTTGGAGACCGTGGTTGTTCTGAGGCAGACGCTGGAGACGGCCACAGACACACCTCCTGCAATTGACACTGAGCCCATTCTGCCAGCACCCGAGACACTTGCTGCCCAGTTTAATCACCG GACAGTGTTCATTCTGTCAGAAGCTCTGGATGAACAGCTGAAGACTCTGTGGTTCTCTCCTTTCCAAACTGATGACATCGAAGCAGACCTTGATATG GTGAAGGTGGATCTGGTTGGGCTGGCTCAGGAGTGTTGTCCAGAACTGGACCTGAAGGCAGAGCTGGAGCGCTCCTTCTTGTCTGAGCCCTCCTCCCCTGGTCACACTAAGACTCCAAAAGGCTTCCGACTTGGCAAACACAAGCATGAGACCTTTATTACAAG CGGTAAATCAGACTACATTGAGCCTGCTAAGAGAGCCCACATAATGGCTGCTCCTCGCGGCCGTGGAAGTCGAGGTGGGTTTGGACAGAATCTCAACCGACCCCACGATATCTTCCGCCAGCGCAAACAAAACACCTCCCGTCCTCCCAGTATGCATGTCGATGACTTTGTGGCGGCGGAGTTTAAGGACATTACGACTCCTCTTGGACTTTTACCTCTTAAACGGCCCCCCAAGAGCTCCCCCAAACCCCCCACCAGAGGACTCTTCACTGGCAACAGAGGCAGAGGCACCTTCCACAGCCAGACTCGCTTTTTCACTCCACCACAACCTAAAGGTGTACTGCTGTCCG GTAACTACACTCGCAGAGAAGGAGGCCGTGGTTCATCGTGGAGCGGCCAAGTTCCAGCTGTCACTCACAGAGGAACATACAGTGAACCTCGCGGAGGCCAGAACAACTTCACACGAGGACCGATGCCTTCCAGACAGCCCCCAGCAA ATGCATATCGGCTGGCTCCGAGGGACAGAGCCCTGCGAGGAAGAGGTGGTGCCGGGTTGTCATGGCTTGGCGGGGGAGGTGGTGGCAGTGCTGGAGGAGGCGgtgggggaggtggaggaggggggagaggaTCTCAGGGGAGCAAATTcagtggaggtggaggaagcGGTGGTGGGAGGGGCAGACACGTTCGCTCCTTCACCAGGTAA
- the virma gene encoding protein virilizer homolog isoform X2, translated as MAGDTSTELLFLDTFKHQSAELTNVDVVRFPCGVLITEVRVIPPGIKAHSNIPDNRAFGETSPHAFQLELFFNNVTKPNNPTFHRLGSLEYDENKSIVFRPSGKVNTDGLVLRGWYTSLTIAVYGTAERSHGHDQASPPPPPPPPPQQPIGQKRIVKQGAHQWEKDDQYNGSPPRPAPRGPRTPPGPPPPDDDDEEQVQVTVGVVKEEPSEGRDDYLEAVSPERSLPADETYSDAEVEEEGEEEEEEEEQEEEEDARTEGSVLEEEEEEEEEDEGDDGYEQISSDEDDLDNGSFKLPTFDMDYTPEDLASVPPVQFDPYERELRPLLYFTPPYKTRFDTQLEKASMEEPRDPGGTEELADVEENEAVAQLKELLAGIGNDRDARWVTAVEEAPALLAKGLAYLIKQGEGEMEEPVGVLVQWALQALSMEIAITQPIALNLRQLKAGAKLASHLAECPQGLSVLLREGALGVLLELVQADHVSSTLKLSILRALGALTSTPAGAEAFLHATESEKSGYQRLVQLFLREETVRVITAGNAILQKSHMYEVLVDLQSAAAAWSEPPQEEMEDAECPMEEEPSLSSSPVSEEELDRLAGVLEELHHLLETAPYCMVQPPVKAFPTTARITGPQERDDPYPALYRYMHACHFLESAAAVMSAAVAAGHLGVTQAVRELLRFLSLTQSGLLFLLAQPTPTNLLLRLLASMAEAESEETTFTGGEGGVTGPGFGEEGFGVWLMQALHALQSVSELMSHVATGGDGGAGLEEGDNPEVLGMLHALYLMTFTQTGRSAVAHVLSLDNNLSCLVTLLQHHSKDGQGEVKARKAVTYNYACMLVLLVVQSSNELRTMEQYAAPLLAIAKADDTNAKLQELSKWLEPLDKLRFEIGSIPTLIDYIKQNVENVLTAEGTGLVTALRVLCHIACPPPAVEGQQRDLKWSLAGVQLFSGEGLDTCVRVLQKLCSLLLQPWRVHGHMGPTPQRCMILSICISTLRLLRTMLMELLRGGAFQFRDTRVASVLVTLHMIVCSIPASGRLDGEETRVQAVIVDVLLTFTQGVNEKVTHTEETLANNTWSLMLKEVLASLLKAPEGLFSGLTLLSELLPLPLPMQSTQVISVQDVAVALNTRKLWSMHIRAQWKVFSEVLRCACATSCPPLLAMLRRMCVQLADLSSPTAILIMKTLLELLLEELQPAEGKGVCWGQVLRLLSLMDALVSQKACKSAALHLLSGSMSGDEVLADLFPLLLSLLVPPAEYTLQQQQCSELVGTVLQSLCDQDISLVVSPPGESCVSETEQLANALPGREMISLVCNTLLEVLGNSESSVPLLLTCIRTLTFLTEHDYGLYHLKLALKKHGAGLCSLLKRLVFAFNKDSADLLSALLDFLRQILNTETMCVDEAQGSGEESAFSSPRLLSGSEMKALLQWEESESHPLPTLEKQITKLCKDDDSLETMLETVVVLRQTLETATDTPPAIDTEPILPAPETLAAQFNHRTVFILSEALDEQLKTLWFSPFQTDDIEADLDMVKVDLVGLAQECCPELDLKAELERSFLSEPSSPGHTKTPKGFRLGKHKHETFITSGKSDYIEPAKRAHIMAAPRGRGSRGGFGQNLNRPHDIFRQRKQNTSRPPSMHVDDFVAAEFKDITTPLGLLPLKRPPKSSPKPPTRGLFTGNRGRGTFHSQTRFFTPPQPKGVLLSGNYTRREGGRGSSWSGQVPAVTHRGTYSEPRGGQNNFTRGPMPSRQPPANAYRLAPRDRALRGRGGAGLSWLGGGGGGSAGGGGGGGGGGGRGSQGSKFSGGGGSGGGRGRHVRSFTR; from the exons ATGGCGGGGGACACTTCTACGGAGCTTCTTTTTCTAGATACATTTAAGCATCAGAGTGCAGAG TTAACCAACGTGGATGTGGTGCGGTTTCCTTGCGGGGTGCTAATCACAGAGGTGCGGGTCATTCCTCCAGGAATCAAAGCACACAGCAACATACCTGACAACAGAGCATTTGG GGAGACGTCACCTCATGCCTTTCAGTTGGAGCTGTTCTTCAATAATGTCACTAAACCAAACAACCCCACGTTCCACAGACTGGGCAG TCTGGAATATGATGAGAACAAATCCATTGTGTTCAGACCCAGTGGAAAG GTGAACACAGATGGCCTGGTGCTGCGTGGTTGGTACACCAGTCTGACTATAGCAGTGTATGGGACAGCAGAGCGCTCACATGGACACGATCAAGcctcaccccctcctcctccacccccaccccctcaacAGCCAATTGGGCAGAAGCGGATCGTTAAACAAGGTGCGCATC agtggGAAAAAGATGACCAGTACAATGGCAGCCCACCCAGACCAGCACCCAGAGGACCTCGTACTCCGCCTGGGCCTCCGCcccctgatgatgatgatgaagagcaGGTCCAAGTGACGG TGGGCGTGGTCAAAGAAGAGCCAAGCGAGGGCCGTGACGACTACCTGGAGGCCGTGTCACCTGAAAGATCACTGCCTGCTGATGAAACATACTCCGATGctgaagtagaagaagaaggcgaggaggaggaggaagaagaggagcaggaggaggaagaagatgcACGGACCGAAGGGAGTGTTctagaagaggaggaagaggaggaggaggaagatgagg GTGATGACGGCTACGAGCAGATTTCAAGCGACGAGGATGATCTGGATAATGGTAGCTTCAAGTTGCCCACATTTGACATGGACTACACTCCTGAGGACCTGGCATCTGTCCCACCTGTCCAGTTTGACCCGTACGAGCGAGAGCTCAGACCACTGCTCTACTTCACCCCTCCATACAAGACCCGCTTTGATACACAACTTGAGAAGGCCAGTATGGAGGAACCCAGGGACCCTGGTGGAACAGAAGAATTAGCAGATGTAGAGGAGAATGAGGCTGTTGCCCAGCTGAAAGAGCTACTAGCTGGTATTGGAAATGACAGAGATGCCCGCTGGGTCACTGCTGTGGAAGAGGCACCTGCACTACTGGCCAAAGGGTTGGCCTATTTAATCAAACAAGGAGAGGGCGAGATGGAGGAACCTGTTGGAGTTTTAGTCCAATGGGCGCTCCAAGCTCTGAGTATGGAGATCGCTATCACACAACCCATTGCTCTTAACCTCAGACAATTAAAAGCTGGTGCCAAGCTAGCATCCCACCTTGCAGAGTGCCCACAGGGCCTTTCAGTGCTGCTACGCGAAGGGGCTCTGGGTGTGCTACTGGAGCTGGTCCAAGCGGACCATGTCTCCTCCACACTGAAGCTGAGTATTCTGAGAGCTCTGGGTGCTCTGACCAGCACTCCTGCTGGTGCAGAGGCTTTCCTACATGCAACAGAGTCAGAGAAGAGTGGCTATCAG CGTTTAGTCCAGCTGTTCCTGCGTGAAGAAACAGTGAGGGTCATAACAGCTGGCAACGCCATATTACAGAAAAGCCACATGTACGAGGTACTGGTCGACCTGCagagtgcagcagcagcatggagTGAACCACCGCAG gaggagatggaggatgCTGAGTGCCCCATGGAGGAGGAACCATCGCTAAGCTCCTCCCCTGTCAGCGAGGAAGAGCTTGATAGGCTGGCAGGAGTTTTAGAAGAGTTACATCACTTGCTAGAGACGGCCCCTTACTGCATGGTGCAGCCACCTGTGAAAGCCTTCCCCACTACTGCTAGAATAACAGGACCACAGGAGAGAGACGATCCATACCCAGCACTGTATAG GTATATGCATGCGTGCCATTTCCTGGAGAGCGCAGCAGCTGTGATGTCAGCGGCTGTGGCAGCCGGCCACCTCGGTGTCACCCAAGCTGTTCGAGAGCTCCTCCGCTTCCTGTCCCTCACCCAGTCAGGTCTGCTCTTCCTTCTCGCCCAGCCCACTCCTACCAACCTGCTGCTGCGTCTCCTGGCGTCTATGGCAGAAGCTGAGAGCGAGGAGACCACCTTTACCGGGGGGGAGGGAGGTGTCACAGGGCCAGGGTTCGGTGAAGAGGGCTTTGGCGTGTGGCTGATGCAGGCGCTGCATGCTCTGCAGAGTGTATCAGAGCTCATGAGTCATGTGGCcacaggaggagatggaggagctgGGCTAGAGGAAGGTGACAACCCGGAGGTACTGGGCATGCTCCATGCGCTCTACCTGATGACCTTCACACAGACCGGGCGCAGTGCTGTGGCTCATGTTTTAAGCCTGGACAACAACCTCTCGTGTCTGGTCACCCTTCTCCAGCACCACAGCAAAGACGGACAGGG tgAGGTCAAAGCTCGCAAAGCAGTGACATATAACTATGCCTGTATGCTGGTGTTACTAGTAGTGCAGAGCTCTAATGAACTGCGGACGATGGAACAATATGCTGCCCCACTACTCGCCATAGCCAAGGCTGATGACACCAATGCCAAGTTACAGG AGCTTAGCAAATGGCTGGAGCCTCTGGACAAACTTCGCTTTGAGATTGGCAGTATTCCCACCCTCATAGATTATATCAAACAG AATGTGGAAAATGTGTTGACGGCTGAGGGAACTGGATTGGTCACTGCTCTCCGGGTCCTTTGTCACATCGCCTGCCCCCCACCTGCTGTAGAAG GTCAGCAGAGGGATCTTAAGTGGAGTCTTGCAGGGGTCCAGCTGTTCTCTGGCGAGGGTCTGGATACTTGTGTGCGTGTCTTACAGAAGCTGTGCAGCCTGTTGCTACAGCCATGGCGTGTGCATGGACACATGGGCCCCACGCCGCAGCGCTGCATGATCCTCAGTATATGTATCAGCACACTGCGATTGCTGCGCACCATGCTGATGGAGCTGCTACGAGGGGGAGCTTTCCAATTTAGGGACACACGTGTGGCCAGTGTGTTGGTGACGCTCCACATGATAGTGTGCTCCATCCCTGCATCTGGACGTCTAGACGGAGAGGAGACAAGAGTGCAGGCGGTCATTGTAGACGTACTGCTCACTTTCACGCAGGGTGTTAATGAAAAG GTGACTCATACAGAAGAGACTCTGGCCAATAACACGTGGTCTCTGATGCTAAAGGAAGTTTTGGCCTCACTGCTGAAAGCACCTGAAGGTCTGTTCTCTGGTTTGACGTTGCTGTCGGAGCTCCTGCCTCTTCCACTGCCAATGCAGAGCACTCAG GTGATATCAGTCCAAGATGTGGCTGTAGCCTTAAACACAAGAAAGCTGTGGAGCATGCACATACGGGCGCAGTGGAAAGTGTTTTCCGAGGTTTTGAGGTGTGCCTGTGCCACCAGCTGTCCTCCTCTCCTGGCAATGCTGAGGAGAATGTGTGTTCAGCTGGCAGACCTGTCTTCACCCACCGCAATACTCATCATGAAgaccctgctggagctgctgctggaggagctgcagcc GGCAGAGGGGAAAGGTGTGTGCTGGGGCCAGGTCCTGCGTCTGCTTTCTTTGATGGATGCTCTGGTGTCACAGAAAGCTTGTAAGAGCGCAGCACTGCACCTGCTGTCTGGGTCTATGTCTGGAGATGAAGTACTGGCAGATCTGTTCCCCTTGCTGCTGTCTCTCTTGGTTCCTCCAGCTGAGTACACcttacagcagcagcaatgcAGTGAACTTGTGGGGACGGTATTACAGTCACTGTGTGACCAG GACATTTCTCTGGTGGTTTCTCCACCTGGAGAAAGCTGTGTGTCAGAGACTGAGCAGCTGGCCAATGCACTTCCAGGGCGAGAGATGATTTCATTAGTGTGCAACACCTTGTTGGAAGTTTTGGGGAATTCAGAGAGTAGTGTTCCACTCCTTCTCACCTGTATCAGGACTTTGACATTCCTCACTGAGCACGACTATGGACTCTATCACCTCAAACT aGCTCTAAAGAAACATGGTGCTGGTCTGTGCTCGCTGTTAAAAAGATTGGTGTTTGCCTTCAACAAGGACTCAGCAGATTTGCTCTCAGCTCTGCTTGACTTTCTCAGACAGATCCTCAACACAGAAACAATG TGTGTAGATGAGGCCCAAGGGTCCGGCGAGGAGTCTGCCTTCTCTTCTCCGCGTTTGCTGTCGGGCTCTGAGATGAAAGCTCTGCTGCAGTGGGAGGAGTCAGAGTCCCATCCGCTCCCTACTTTAGAGAAACAGATTACG AAACTATGTAAGGATGATGATTCATTGGAGACGATGTTGGAGACCGTGGTTGTTCTGAGGCAGACGCTGGAGACGGCCACAGACACACCTCCTGCAATTGACACTGAGCCCATTCTGCCAGCACCCGAGACACTTGCTGCCCAGTTTAATCACCG GACAGTGTTCATTCTGTCAGAAGCTCTGGATGAACAGCTGAAGACTCTGTGGTTCTCTCCTTTCCAAACTGATGACATCGAAGCAGACCTTGATATG GTGAAGGTGGATCTGGTTGGGCTGGCTCAGGAGTGTTGTCCAGAACTGGACCTGAAGGCAGAGCTGGAGCGCTCCTTCTTGTCTGAGCCCTCCTCCCCTGGTCACACTAAGACTCCAAAAGGCTTCCGACTTGGCAAACACAAGCATGAGACCTTTATTACAAG CGGTAAATCAGACTACATTGAGCCTGCTAAGAGAGCCCACATAATGGCTGCTCCTCGCGGCCGTGGAAGTCGAGGTGGGTTTGGACAGAATCTCAACCGACCCCACGATATCTTCCGCCAGCGCAAACAAAACACCTCCCGTCCTCCCAGTATGCATGTCGATGACTTTGTGGCGGCGGAGTTTAAGGACATTACGACTCCTCTTGGACTTTTACCTCTTAAACGGCCCCCCAAGAGCTCCCCCAAACCCCCCACCAGAGGACTCTTCACTGGCAACAGAGGCAGAGGCACCTTCCACAGCCAGACTCGCTTTTTCACTCCACCACAACCTAAAGGTGTACTGCTGTCCG GTAACTACACTCGCAGAGAAGGAGGCCGTGGTTCATCGTGGAGCGGCCAAGTTCCAGCTGTCACTCACAGAGGAACATACAGTGAACCTCGCGGAGGCCAGAACAACTTCACACGAGGACCGATGCCTTCCAGACAGCCCCCAGCAA ATGCATATCGGCTGGCTCCGAGGGACAGAGCCCTGCGAGGAAGAGGTGGTGCCGGGTTGTCATGGCTTGGCGGGGGAGGTGGTGGCAGTGCTGGAGGAGGCGgtgggggaggtggaggaggggggagaggaTCTCAGGGGAGCAAATTcagtggaggtggaggaagcGGTGGTGGGAGGGGCAGACACGTTCGCTCCTTCACCAGGTAA